From Scomber scombrus chromosome 13, fScoSco1.1, whole genome shotgun sequence, a single genomic window includes:
- the LOC133993108 gene encoding uncharacterized protein LOC133993108 isoform X1 has translation MEKLMSDEDKLAKLLSSDTDFILDKSENILSMKEGKEIQKQNSPLGKMKLLLKTIKGNEATVCKFCDIVREHQAHYPSLQQELKSGAQGSSTPTVFADANSAVTTGEVRDTKVKQSLKFEAKTVSQPGRSASGNAVQQVRQANVDARDGSIIMADKVIGSTIEGDLTFSACVGQPACLGPVKETLPQVRVTQGPAEKRITEHKVKITECLMADHVYILQHMQQEKVITKRKYDKLMHISQPEESIIDLIDHMLDNGEESCSQFLEVLKQPDVLATFPKLIEMTKNWS, from the exons ATGGAAAAGCTGATGTCAGACGAGGACAAACTTGCTAAGTTGCTTTCAAGTGACACTGATTTCATCCTTGATAAGAGTGAGAATATTTTATCGATGAAGGAGGGTAAAGAGATACAAAAGCAAAATAGTCCATTGGGCAAAATGAAATTGCTTTTGAAAACAATTAAGGGAAACGAGGCTACTGTGTGCAAATTCTGTGACATTGTGAGGGAACATCAAGCACATTATCCATCACTGCAACAGGAGCTCAAATCAGGAGCTCAAG GCTCCTCCACTCCAACAGTGTTCGCAGATGCTAACAGTGCTGTCACCACCGGAGAAGTAAGAgatacaaaagtaaaacaatctCTCAAATTTGAGGCTAAAACAGTGAGTCAGCCAGGAAGGAGTGCATCTG GGAATGCTGTTCAACAGGTTCGTCAAGCTAATGTTGACGCACGGGATGGCAGTATAATAATGGCTGACAAAGTAATAGGTTCTACGATTGAGGGTGACTTAACCTTTTCAGCGTGTGTGGGACAACCAGCATGTTTAG GGCCGGTAAAAGAGACACTGCCTCAGGTACGGGTCACTCAg GGTCCTGCTGAGAAAAGGATCACTGAGCACAAAGTGAAAATCACTGAGTGCCTGATGGCAGATCACGTCTACATCCTTCAGCATATGCAACAAGAAAAAGTCATCACCAAGAGAAAATATGATAAACTAATGCATATATCACAGCCAGAAGAAAGTATTATCGACCTGATCGATCACATGCTTGATAATGGTGAAGAGTCCTGCTCTCAGTTTCTTGAGGTTCTCAAGCAGCCCGATGTTCTTGCAACCTTCCCAAAGCTCATAGAAATGACAAAGAATTGGTCATGA
- the LOC133993108 gene encoding uncharacterized protein LOC133993108 isoform X2: MEKLMSDEDKLAKLLSSDTDFILDKSENILSMKEGKEIQKQNSPLGKMKLLLKTIKGNEATVCKFCDIVREHQAHYPSLQQELKSGAQGSSTPTVFADANSAVTTGEVRDTKVKQSLKFEAKTVSQPGRSASGNAVQQVRQANVDARDGSIIMADKVIGSTIEGDLTFSACVGQPACLGPVKETLPQGPAEKRITEHKVKITECLMADHVYILQHMQQEKVITKRKYDKLMHISQPEESIIDLIDHMLDNGEESCSQFLEVLKQPDVLATFPKLIEMTKNWS, from the exons ATGGAAAAGCTGATGTCAGACGAGGACAAACTTGCTAAGTTGCTTTCAAGTGACACTGATTTCATCCTTGATAAGAGTGAGAATATTTTATCGATGAAGGAGGGTAAAGAGATACAAAAGCAAAATAGTCCATTGGGCAAAATGAAATTGCTTTTGAAAACAATTAAGGGAAACGAGGCTACTGTGTGCAAATTCTGTGACATTGTGAGGGAACATCAAGCACATTATCCATCACTGCAACAGGAGCTCAAATCAGGAGCTCAAG GCTCCTCCACTCCAACAGTGTTCGCAGATGCTAACAGTGCTGTCACCACCGGAGAAGTAAGAgatacaaaagtaaaacaatctCTCAAATTTGAGGCTAAAACAGTGAGTCAGCCAGGAAGGAGTGCATCTG GGAATGCTGTTCAACAGGTTCGTCAAGCTAATGTTGACGCACGGGATGGCAGTATAATAATGGCTGACAAAGTAATAGGTTCTACGATTGAGGGTGACTTAACCTTTTCAGCGTGTGTGGGACAACCAGCATGTTTAG GGCCGGTAAAAGAGACACTGCCTCAG GGTCCTGCTGAGAAAAGGATCACTGAGCACAAAGTGAAAATCACTGAGTGCCTGATGGCAGATCACGTCTACATCCTTCAGCATATGCAACAAGAAAAAGTCATCACCAAGAGAAAATATGATAAACTAATGCATATATCACAGCCAGAAGAAAGTATTATCGACCTGATCGATCACATGCTTGATAATGGTGAAGAGTCCTGCTCTCAGTTTCTTGAGGTTCTCAAGCAGCCCGATGTTCTTGCAACCTTCCCAAAGCTCATAGAAATGACAAAGAATTGGTCATGA